One part of the Pseudopipra pipra isolate bDixPip1 chromosome 3, bDixPip1.hap1, whole genome shotgun sequence genome encodes these proteins:
- the HADHB gene encoding trifunctional enzyme subunit beta, mitochondrial, whose protein sequence is MSSMLTSAIRSLPVSSAWAAGAFARSLSCSSQLQATAQPKTKKTLGKSGVKNVVVVEGVRIPFLQSGTSYADLMPHDLARAALQGLLTRTNVPKDVVDYIVYGTVIQEVKTSNVAREAALGAGFSDKTPAHTVTMACISSNQAMTTGVGLIAAGQCDVVVAGGVELMSDVPIRHSRKMRKTMLTLNRAKTLGQKLSLISKIRPDYFAPELPAVAEFSTSETMGHSADRLAAAFGVSRLEQDEYALRSHTLAKKAQDEGLLLDVVPFKVPGKDTVTKDNGIRPSSMEQMGKLKPAFVKPYGTVTAANSSFLTDGASAILLMSEEKALAMGYKPKAYLRDFVYVSQDPKDQLLLGPTYATPKVLEKAGLTLNDIDVFEFHEAFAGQILANLKAMDSDWFAQNYMGRKSKVGAPPLDKFNTWGGSLSLGHPFGATGCRLVITAAHRLKKEGGQFGLVAACAAGGQGHAMIVELYPQ, encoded by the exons ATGAGTTCCATGCTGACCTCAGCCATCCGGAGCCTGCCCGTGTCCTCAGCCTGGGCTGCCGGGGCCT TTGCTCGGTcgctcagctgctcctcacagctccAAGCCACAG CCCAGCCCAAGACTAAGAAGACCTTGGGCAAGAGTGGGGTGAAGAATGTTGTGGTGGTGGAGGGCGTCCGCATCCCGTTCCTGCAGTCCGGCACCTC gtACGCGGATCTGATGCCACACGACCTGGCAAGGGCAGCACTGCA GGGCCTGCTGACCCGCACCAACGTCCCAAAGGATGTTGTGGATTACATTGTTTATGGCACAGTTATCCAGGAGGTGAAAACCAGTAATGTTGCCAGAGAG gctgccctgggagcgGGTTTCTCCGACAAAACCCCGGCCCACACCGTCACCATGGCCTGCATCTCCTCCAACCAGGCGATGACCACGG GCGTGGGGCTGATCGCGGCCGGGCAGTGCGACGTGGTGGTGGCCGGAGGCGTGGAGCTCATGTCGGACGTTCCCATCCGGCACAgcaggaagatgaggaagacgATGCTGACCCTGAACAGGGCCAAGACCTTGGGCCAGAAGCTCTCCCTGATTTCCAAAATTCGCCCTGACTACTTCGCTCCCgag ctcccagctgtggCCGAGTTCTCCACCAGTGAGACCATGGGGCACTCTGCCGACCGCCTGGCCGCCGCCTTCGGCGTGTCCCGCCTGGAGCAGGACGAGTACGCCCTGCGCTCCCACACGCTGGCCAAGAAGGCCCAGGacgaggggctgctgctggatgtGGTGCCCTTCAAAGTGCCAG GCAAAGACACAGTCACCAAGGACAACGGGATCCGGCCCTCCTCCATGGAGCAGATGGGGAAGCTGAAGCCGGCCTTTGTCAAGCCCTATGGAACTGTGACAGCAGCCAACTCCTCCTTCCTG ACGGACGGAGCGTCGGCGATCCTGCTCATGTCCGAGGAGAAGGCCCTGGCCATGGGCTACAAACCCAAGGCCTACCTGAG GGACTTCGTGTACGTGTCCCAGGATCCCAAggaccagctgctgctggg CCCAACTTATGCCACCCCCAAAGTGCTGGAGAAGGCCGGGCTCACCCTGAACGACATTGACGTGTTCGAGTTCCACGAGGCCTTTGCT ggccaGATCCTGGCTAACCTGAAGGCCATGGATTCAGACTGGTTTGCACAGAACTACATGGGCAGGAAGTCGAAG GTGGGAGCCCCTCCCCTGGACAAGTTCAATACCTGGGGGGGGTCCCTGTCGCTGGGACACCCCTTCGGGGCCACCGGCTGCCGCCTGGTCATCACTGCTGCCCACAGgctgaagaaggaggggggaCAGTTCGGCCTGGTGGCCGCCTGTGCCGCGGGGGGACAG GGCCACGCGATGATCGTGGAGCTTTACCCCCAGTAA